One genomic region from Capra hircus breed San Clemente chromosome 18, ASM170441v1, whole genome shotgun sequence encodes:
- the LOC108638099 gene encoding olfactory receptor 5-like, with product MTRVQEFILLGLSTSPETREVLFAAFLTLYLLTLLENALIVFLVCSHTELHKPMYFFLGNLSCLEMCYVSVTMPSLLAGLWTGPCHVPFPACMTQLFFFIALICTECTLLASMAYDRYVAICRPLHYPLLMRPQVCLGLAGTSWLGGLLVSVAKTTCISSLSYCGPNVLNQFFCDVSPLLNLSCTHVALTELVDFLSAIVIFCGTLLVALASYSAIGVTVLHMPSAAARRKAFSTCTSHLVVVGIFYSAALFIYCRPSRIRSMDLNKVLSVIYTVATPMCNRVVYCLRNREVHAALFRTLRWT from the coding sequence ATGACGAGGGTCCAGGAATTCATCTTGCTGGGCTTGTCCACAAGCCCAGAAACAAGGGAAGTCCTGTTTGCCGCCTTCCTGACCCTCTACCTGCTGACCCTCCTGGAGAACGCCCTCATCGTCTTCCTCGTCTGCAGCCACACTGAGCTCCACAagcccatgtacttcttcctgggCAACCTGAGCTGCCTGGAGATGTGCTACGTGTCCGTGACCATGCCCAGCCTGCTCGCGGGGCTGTGGACGGGACCCTGCCACGTGCCCTTCCCAGCCTGCATGACCCAGCTCTTCTTCTTCATCGCCCTCATCTGCACAGAGTGTACCCTCCTGGCCtccatggcctatgaccgctacgtGGCCATCTGCCGCCCACTGCACTACCCGCTGCTCATGCGGCCCCAGGTCTGCCTGGGCTTGGCCGGGACTTCGTGGCTTGGTGGGCTGCTGGTCTCAGTGGCCAAGACAACATGCATCTCCAGCCTGTCCTACTGTGGCCCCAACGTCCTCAACCAATTCTTCTGCGACGTCTCCCCGCTGCTCAACCTGTCCTGCACCCACGTGGCCCTGACTGAGCTGGTGGACTTCCTCTCGGCCATCGTCATCTTCTGCGGGACGCTGCTGGTCGCCCTGGCCTCCTACTCGGCCATCGGGGTGACGGTGCTCCACATGCCTTCGGCTGCTGCCCGGCGCAAGGCCTTCTCTACCTGCACCTCCCACCTGGTGGTGGTGGGCATCTTCTACTCGGCAGCCCTCTTCATCTACTGCCGCCCCAGCCGCATCAGATCCATGGACCTCAACAAGGTGCTGTCGGTCATCTACACGGTGGCCACGCCCATGTGCAACCGGGTCGTCTACTGCCTGCGGAACAGGGAGGTCCACGCGGCCCTGTTCAGAACTCTCCGCTGGACTTGA
- the LOC102188437 gene encoding olfactory receptor 5-like — MERSLELGNMTRVQEFVLLGLSTSPETREVLFAIFLTLYLLTLLENALIVFLVCSHTELHEPMYFFLGNLSCLEMCYVSVTMPSLLAGLWTGPCHVPLPACMTQLFFFITLICTECTLLASMACDRYVAICRPLHYPLLMRPQVCLGLAGTSWLGGLLVSVVKTACIASLSYCGPNVLNHFFCDVSPLLNLSCTHVALTELVDFLSAIVILWGSLLVAIASYVAIARAVLRMPSAAARRKAFSTCASHLVVVGIFYSAALFIYCRPSRIRSMDLNKVLSVIHTVATPMCNPVVYCLRNREVQAALFRTLRWT, encoded by the coding sequence ATGGAGAGGTCCCTGGAGTTGGGCAACATGACGAGGGTCCAGGAATTCGTCTTGCTGGGCTTGTCCACAAGCCCAGAAACAAGGGAAGTCCTGTTTGCCATCTTCCTGACCCTCTACCTGCTGACCCTCCTGGAGAACGCCCTCATCGTCTTCCTCGTCTGCAGCCACACCGAGCTCCACGagcccatgtacttcttcctgggCAACCTGAGCTGCCTGGAGATGTGCTACGTGTCCGTGACCATGCCCAGCCTGCTCGCGGGGCTGTGGACGGGACCCTGCCACGTGCCCCTCCCAGCCTGCATGACCCAGCTCTTCTTCTTCATCACCCTCATCTGCACAGAGTGTACCCTCCTGGCCTCCATGGCCTGTGACCGCTACGTGGCCATCTGCCGCCCACTGCACTACCCGCTGCTCATGCGGCCCCAGGTCTGCCTGGGCTTGGCCGGGACTTCGTGGCTTGGTGGGCTGCTGGTCTCGGTGGTCAAGACAGCGTGCATCGCCAGCCTGTCCTACTGCGGCCCCAACGTCCTCAACCACTTCTTCTGTGACGTCTCCCCGCTGCTCAACCTGTCGTGCACCCACGTGGCCCTGACCGAGCTGGTGGACTTCCTCTCGGCCATCGTCATCCTCTGGGGCTCCCTCCTGGTGGCCATAGCCTCCTATGTGGCCATTGCCAGGGCTGTGCTCCGTATGCCTTCTGCCGCCGCCCGGCGcaaggccttctccacctgcgCCTCCCACCTGGTGGTGGTGGGCATCTTCTACTCGGCAGCCCTCTTCATCTACTGTCGCCCCAGCCGCATCAGATCCATGGACCTGAACAAGGTGCTGTCGGTCATCCACACGGTGGCCACGCCCATGTGCAATCCGGTCGTCTACTGCCTGCGGAACAGGGAGGTCCAGGCGGCCCTGTTCAGAACTCTCCGCTGGACTTGA
- the LOC102188703 gene encoding olfactory receptor 5-like, which yields MERALYLGNVSRVQELILLGLSARQGVRVVVFAAFLTLYLLTLLENALIVFLVCSHTELHKPMYFFLGNLSCLEMCYVSVTMPSLLAGLWTGPCHVPFPACMTQLFFFIALICTECALLASMACDRYVAICRPLHYPLLMRPQVCLGLAGTSWLGGLLVSVVKTACISSLSYCGPNVLNHFFCDVSPLLNLSCTHVALTELVDFLSAIVIFCGTLLVALASYSAIGVTVLHMPSAAAWRKAFSTCASRLVVVGIFYSAALFMYSCPSRAESTNLHKLLSVIYTVVTPACSPVVYCLRNRGVHAALRRTLHPRKGSSARTDISRS from the coding sequence ATGGAGAGGGCTCTGTATTTGGGCAATGTGTCCAGAGTGCAAGAGCTTATCCTGCTGGGTCTGTCTGCCAGGCAAGGCGTGAGGGTCGTGGTGTTTGCCGCCTTCCTGACCCTCTACCTGCTGACCCTCCTGGAGAACGCCCTCATCGTCTTCCTCGTCTGCAGCCACACTGAGCTCCACAagcccatgtacttcttcctgggCAACCTGAGCTGCCTGGAGATGTGCTACGTGTCCGTGACCATGCCCAGCCTGCTCGCGGGGCTGTGGACGGGACCCTGCCATGTGCCCTTCCCAGCCTGCATGACCCAGCTCTTCTTCTTCATCGCCCTCATCTGCACAGAGTGTGCCCTCCTGGCCTCCATGGCCTGTGACCGCTACGTGGCCATCTGCCGCCCACTGCACTACCCGCTGCTCATGCGGCCCCAGGTCTGCCTGGGCTTGGCCGGGACTTCGTGGCTTGGTGGGCTGCTGGTCTCGGTGGTCAAGACAGCGTGCATCTCCAGCCTGTCCTACTGCGGCCCCAACGTCCTCAACCACTTCTTCTGCGACGTCTCCCCGCTGCTCAACCTGTCGTGCACCCACGTGGCCCTGACCGAGCTGGTGGACTTCCTCTCGGCCATCGTCATCTTCTGCGGGACGCTGCTGGTCGCCCTGGCTTCCTACTCGGCCATCGGGGTGACGGTGCTCCACATGCCTTCGGCTGCCGCCTGGCGcaaggccttctccacctgcgCCTCCCGCCTGGTGGTGGTGGGCATCTTCTACTCGGCAGCCCTCTTCATGTATTCCTGCCCCAGCCGCGCCGAGTCCACCAACCTCCACAAGCTGCTGTCGGTCATCTACACGGTGGTCACGCCTGCCTGCAGCCCAGTGGTCTACTGCCTGCGGAACAGGGGGGTCCATGCGGCCCTGCGGAGAACCCTTCATCCCCGCAAGGGCTCCTCAGCAAGAACTGACATCTCCCGCTCCTGA
- the LOC102188971 gene encoding olfactory receptor 5-like, whose amino-acid sequence MERSLALGNMTRVQEFVLLGLSTSPETREVLFAAFLTLYLLTLLENALIVFLVCSHTELHEPMYFFLGNLSCLEMCYVSVTMPSLLAGLWTGPCHVPLPACMTQLFFFIALICTECALLASMACDRYVAICRPLHYPLLMRPQVCLGLAGTSWLGGLLVSVVKTACIASLSYCGPNVLNHFFCDVSPLLNLSCTHVALTELVDFLSAIVILWGSLLVAIASYVAIARAVLRMPSAAARRKAFSTCASHLVVVGIFYSATLFIYARPSRMEAMDLNKVLSVTYTVATPMCNPVIYCLRNREVQAAFRRTLRGS is encoded by the coding sequence ATGGAGAGGTCCCTGGCGTTGGGCAACATGACGAGGGTCCAGGAATTCGTCTTGCTGGGCTTGTCCACAAGCCCAGAAACAAGGGAAGTCCTGTTTGCCGCCTTCCTGACCCTCTACCTGCTGACCCTCCTGGAGAACGCCCTCATCGTCTTCCTCGTCTGCAGCCACACCGAGCTCCACGagcccatgtacttcttcctgggCAACCTGAGCTGCCTGGAGATGTGCTACGTGTCCGTGACCATGCCCAGCCTGCTCGCGGGGCTGTGGACGGGACCCTGCCACGTGCCCCTCCCAGCCTGCATGACCCAGCTCTTCTTCTTCATCGCCCTCATCTGCACAGAGTGTGCCCTCCTGGCCTCCATGGCCTGTGACCGCTACGTGGCCATCTGCCGCCCACTGCACTACCCGCTGCTCATGCGGCCCCAGGTCTGCCTGGGCTTGGCCGGGACTTCGTGGCTTGGTGGGCTGCTGGTCTCGGTGGTCAAGACAGCGTGCATCGCCAGCCTGTCGTACTGCGGCCCCAACGTCCTCAACCACTTCTTCTGTGACGTCTCCCCGCTGCTCAACCTGTCGTGCACCCACGTGGCCCTGACCGAGCTGGTGGACTTCCTCTCGGCCATCGTCATCCTCTGGGGCTCCCTCCTGGTGGCCATAGCCTCCTATGTGGCCATTGCCAGGGCTGTGCTCCGTATGCCTTCGGCCGCCGCCCGGCGcaaggccttctccacctgcgCCTCCCACCTGGTGGTGGTGGGCATCTTCTACTCGGCCACTCTCTTCATCTACGCCCGCCCCAGCCGCATGGAAGCCATGGACCTGAACAAGGTGCTGTCGGTCACCTACACGGTGGCCACGCCCATGTGCAACCCGGTCATCTACTGCCTGCGGAACAGGGAGGTCCAGGCGGCTTTCCGTAGAACTCTGCGTGGGTCCTGA